In Neovison vison isolate M4711 chromosome 14, ASM_NN_V1, whole genome shotgun sequence, the following proteins share a genomic window:
- the TMEM184A gene encoding transmembrane protein 184A isoform X1, translated as MTNASGLMGTARGPLVSATWPQPSPPPAMPTVPSASSVPGGPQMDPIGNSSQGASRLFLTTALARGVSGVFVWTALVLTCHQIYLHLRSYTVPNEQRYIIRLLLIVPVYAFDSWLSLLLLGGHQHYIYLDSVRDCYEAFVIYSFLSLCFQYLGGESAIMAEIRGKPIRSSCVYGTCCLHGMSYSIGFLRFCKQATLQFCIVKPVMALVTIVLQAFGKYHDGDFNIHSGYLYVTLIYNVSVSLALYALFLFYFATRELLQPFEPVLKFFTIKAVIFLSFWQGMLLAILEKCGVIPEVQVIDGSKVGAGTLAAGYQNFIICIEMLFASIALRYAFSCQVYAEKKENSPAPEAPMHSISSGLKETMSPQDIVQDAVHNFSPTYQHYTQQATHEAPSPSAHPSAASGPGGIRKSRNVEKRMLIPAEEL; from the exons ATGACTAATGCCTCAGGGCTCATGGGAACAGCCCGCGGCCCCCTGGTGTCAGCAACCTGGCCACAGCCCAGCCCCCCTCCCGCCATGCCCACCGTGCCCTCCGCGTCCTCCGTGCCCGGCGGGCCACAGATGGACCCCATTGGGAACAGCTCCCAGGGCGCCTCCCGCCTCTTCCTCACCACCGCGTTGGCCCGTGGCGTCTCAGGGGTCTTCGTGTGGACTGCCCTGGTGCTCACCTGCCACCAG ATCTACCTGCACCTGCGCTCCTACACGGTTCCCAACGAGCAGCGCTACATCATTCGCCTGCTCCTCATTGTGCCCGTCTACGCCTTCGACTCCTGgctcagcctcctcctcctggggGGCCACCAGCACTACATCTACTTGGACTCAGTGCGTGACTGCTATGAAG CCTTTGTCATCTATAGCTTCCTAAGCCTCTGCTTCCAGTACCTGGGGGGCGAGAGTGCCATCATGGCAGAGATCCGGGGAAAGCCCATCCG GTCCAGCTGCGTCTATGGCACCTGCTGCCTGCACGGCATGTCTTACTCCATTGGCTTCCTGCGATTCTGCAAGCAG gccaCACTGCAGTTTTGTATCGTGAAGCCGGTCATGGCCTTGGTCACCATCGTCCTGCAGGCGTTCGGCAAATACCATGACGGGGACTTCAA CATCCACAGTGGCTACCTCTACGTCACCCTCATCTACAATGTCTCCGTCAGCCTGGCCCTCTACGCCCTGTTCCTTTTCTACTTCGCCACCAGGGAGCTCCTGCAGCCCTTTGAGCCTGTCCTCAAGTTCTTCACCATCAAGGCGGtcatcttcctctctttctggcaGG GGATGTTGCTGGCCATCCTGGAGAAGTGTGGGGTCATCCCTGAGGTCCAGGTCATCGATGGGAGCAAGGTCGGGGCTGGCACGCTGGCCGCTGGCTACCAGAATTTCATCATCTGCATTGAGATGCTGTTTGCCTCCATTGCCCTGCGCTATGCTTTCAGCTGCCAGGTGTAcgcagagaagaaagagaactcaCCAG CCCCCGAGGCACCCATGCACAGCATCTCCAGCGGCCTCAAAGAGACCATGAGCCCACAGGACATCGTGCAGGACGCCGTCCACAACTTCTCGCCGACCTACCAGCACTACACCCAGCAGGCCACACACGAGGCCCCGAGCCCCAGCGCTCACCCCAGTGCAGCCAGTGGCCCCGGGGGGATCCGGAAGAGTCGCAACGTGGAGAAGCGGATGCTGATCCCTGCGGAGGAGCTGTAG
- the PSMG3 gene encoding proteasome assembly chaperone 3: MEGKPLLTSKQKTEVVCGVPTQVVCTSFSSHILVVVTQFGKMGTLVSLEPSTVAGDISKPVLTTKVLLGQDEPLIHVFAKNLVTFVSQEAGNRAVLLALAVKDRSVEGLKALKEVIQSCQVW; the protein is encoded by the exons ATGGAAGGCAAACCCTTGCTGACTTCCAAACAGAAGACGGAGGTGGTGTGTGGGGTCCCCACGCAGGTGGTCTGCACATCCTTCAGCAGTCACATCCTGGTGGTGGTGACCCAGTTCGGGAAGATGGGTACCCTGGTCTCCCTGGAGCCCAGCACCGTGGCTGGTGACATCAGCAAGCCCGTGCTCACCACCAAAGTCCTTCTTGGGCAGGACGAG CCTCTCATCCACGTCTTTGCAAAGAACCTGGTGACGTTTGTGTCTCAGGAGGCTGGAAACAGAGCGGTCCTCCTGGCCCTGGCCGTGAAGGACAGGAGTGTGGAGGGGCTGAAGGCCTTGAAGGAGGTGATCCAGTCCTGCCAGGTGTGGTGA
- the TMEM184A gene encoding transmembrane protein 184A isoform X2 has protein sequence MTNASGLMGTARGPLVSATWPQPSPPPAMPTVPSASSVPGGPQMDPIGNSSQGASRLFLTTALARGVSGVFVWTALVLTCHQIYLHLRSYTVPNEQRYIIRLLLIVPVYAFDSWLSLLLLGGHQHYIYLDSVRDCYEAFVIYSFLSLCFQYLGGESAIMAEIRGKPIRSSCVYGTCCLHGMSYSIGFLRFCKQATLQFCIVKPVMALVTIVLQAFGKYHDGDFKELLQPFEPVLKFFTIKAVIFLSFWQGMLLAILEKCGVIPEVQVIDGSKVGAGTLAAGYQNFIICIEMLFASIALRYAFSCQVYAEKKENSPAPEAPMHSISSGLKETMSPQDIVQDAVHNFSPTYQHYTQQATHEAPSPSAHPSAASGPGGIRKSRNVEKRMLIPAEEL, from the exons ATGACTAATGCCTCAGGGCTCATGGGAACAGCCCGCGGCCCCCTGGTGTCAGCAACCTGGCCACAGCCCAGCCCCCCTCCCGCCATGCCCACCGTGCCCTCCGCGTCCTCCGTGCCCGGCGGGCCACAGATGGACCCCATTGGGAACAGCTCCCAGGGCGCCTCCCGCCTCTTCCTCACCACCGCGTTGGCCCGTGGCGTCTCAGGGGTCTTCGTGTGGACTGCCCTGGTGCTCACCTGCCACCAG ATCTACCTGCACCTGCGCTCCTACACGGTTCCCAACGAGCAGCGCTACATCATTCGCCTGCTCCTCATTGTGCCCGTCTACGCCTTCGACTCCTGgctcagcctcctcctcctggggGGCCACCAGCACTACATCTACTTGGACTCAGTGCGTGACTGCTATGAAG CCTTTGTCATCTATAGCTTCCTAAGCCTCTGCTTCCAGTACCTGGGGGGCGAGAGTGCCATCATGGCAGAGATCCGGGGAAAGCCCATCCG GTCCAGCTGCGTCTATGGCACCTGCTGCCTGCACGGCATGTCTTACTCCATTGGCTTCCTGCGATTCTGCAAGCAG gccaCACTGCAGTTTTGTATCGTGAAGCCGGTCATGGCCTTGGTCACCATCGTCCTGCAGGCGTTCGGCAAATACCATGACGGGGACTTCAA GGAGCTCCTGCAGCCCTTTGAGCCTGTCCTCAAGTTCTTCACCATCAAGGCGGtcatcttcctctctttctggcaGG GGATGTTGCTGGCCATCCTGGAGAAGTGTGGGGTCATCCCTGAGGTCCAGGTCATCGATGGGAGCAAGGTCGGGGCTGGCACGCTGGCCGCTGGCTACCAGAATTTCATCATCTGCATTGAGATGCTGTTTGCCTCCATTGCCCTGCGCTATGCTTTCAGCTGCCAGGTGTAcgcagagaagaaagagaactcaCCAG CCCCCGAGGCACCCATGCACAGCATCTCCAGCGGCCTCAAAGAGACCATGAGCCCACAGGACATCGTGCAGGACGCCGTCCACAACTTCTCGCCGACCTACCAGCACTACACCCAGCAGGCCACACACGAGGCCCCGAGCCCCAGCGCTCACCCCAGTGCAGCCAGTGGCCCCGGGGGGATCCGGAAGAGTCGCAACGTGGAGAAGCGGATGCTGATCCCTGCGGAGGAGCTGTAG